In Peromyscus eremicus chromosome 15, PerEre_H2_v1, whole genome shotgun sequence, a genomic segment contains:
- the LOC131925313 gene encoding small ribosomal subunit protein eS6, whose product MKLNISFPATGCQKLIEVDDERKLRTFYEKRMATEVAADALGEEWKGYVVRISGGNDKQGFPMKQGVLTHGRVRLLLSKGHSCYRPRRTGERKRKSVRGCIVDANLSVLNLVIVKKGEKDIPGLTDTTVPRRLGPKRASRIRKLFNLSKEDDVRQYVVRKPLNKEGKKPRTKAPKIQRLVTPRVLQHKRRRIALKKQRTKKNKEEAAEYAKLLAKRMKEAKEKRQEQIAKRRRLSSLRASTSKSESSQK is encoded by the coding sequence atgaagctgaatatCTCCTTCCCCGCCACCGGCTGCCAGAAACTCATCGAAGTGGACGATGAGCGCAAGCTTCGCACGTTCTACGAGAAGCGCATGGCCACGGAAGTGGCTGCCGACGCCctgggtgaagagtggaagggCTACGTGGTCCGAATCAGTGGCGGGAATGACAAACAaggttttcccatgaagcaaggcGTGTTGACCCACGGCAGAGTGCGCCTGCTGTTGAGTAAGGGGCATTCTTGCTATAGACCAAGGAGAACTGGAGAGAGGAAGCGCAAGTCTGTTCGAGGATGCATCGTGGATGCCAATCTCAGTGTTCTCAACTTGGTTATtgtaaagaaaggagagaaggatattcctggactgacagatactactgtgcctCGTCGGTTGGGACCTAAAAGAGCTAGCAGAATCCGGAAGCTTTTTAATCTCTCTAAAGAAGATGATGTCCGCCAATACGTGGTCAGAAAGCCGTTAAACAAAGAAGgtaagaagcccaggaccaaagcacccaAGATTCAGCGTCTTGTTACTCCACGTGTCCTGCAACACAAACGCCGTCGTATCGCTCTAAAGAAACAACGAACCAAGAAAAACaaggaggaggctgcagaatatgctaaacttttggccaagagaatgaaggaagccaaagaaaagcGCCAGGAACAGATCGCCAAGAGACGTAGGCTGTCCTCTCTGAGAGCTTCTACTTCTAAGTCTGAGTCCagtcaaaaataa